The Aeromicrobium yanjiei genome includes a region encoding these proteins:
- a CDS encoding antitoxin, which produces MGFLDKLTKRAPELREKAADLAATHHDKIEQGIDKAADLADRATKGKHTSKVDGAAAKAKEAADKLGEGRQQ; this is translated from the coding sequence ATGGGATTTCTCGACAAGCTGACCAAACGAGCGCCCGAGCTCAGGGAGAAGGCGGCCGACCTCGCCGCGACGCATCACGACAAGATCGAGCAGGGCATCGACAAGGCCGCGGACCTCGCGGACCGCGCGACCAAGGGCAAGCACACGAGCAAGGTCGACGGCGCCGCGGCGAAGGCCAAGGAAGCCGCCGACAAGCTCGGCGAGGGCCGGCAGCAGTAG
- a CDS encoding TetR/AcrR family transcriptional regulator, which translates to MAKTAIDRPVRRRAATRERLLDAARTVLAREGIQGASVEHICDQAGFTRGAFYSNFSSKDELVLALFGRERELMLAALREAADPASFEGLDTLDAVAVIMDRFLVGQQHDREWYLVHAEFELRGVRDDAVGREFVAASRRVRADFESFMASALEALGLRLTVDLSHVASILMGTYDAALRESLLEDRPIDLELLKITLPTLLVAVTEPTS; encoded by the coding sequence ATGGCGAAGACGGCGATCGATCGCCCGGTGCGTCGGCGGGCTGCGACGCGCGAGCGACTTCTCGACGCGGCCCGGACGGTGCTGGCCCGGGAGGGCATCCAGGGCGCCTCGGTCGAGCACATCTGCGACCAGGCCGGATTCACCCGCGGGGCGTTCTACTCCAACTTCTCCAGCAAGGACGAGCTGGTCCTGGCGCTGTTCGGTCGCGAGCGAGAGCTGATGCTCGCGGCGCTGCGCGAGGCCGCCGACCCCGCCTCGTTCGAGGGCCTCGACACGCTCGACGCCGTCGCGGTCATCATGGATCGCTTCCTGGTCGGCCAGCAGCACGACCGCGAGTGGTATCTCGTCCACGCCGAGTTCGAGCTGCGCGGCGTCCGCGACGACGCGGTGGGGCGCGAGTTCGTGGCGGCCTCGCGGCGGGTGCGGGCCGACTTCGAGAGCTTCATGGCGTCCGCGCTCGAGGCACTGGGGCTGCGGCTGACGGTCGACCTGTCACACGTCGCGTCGATCCTCATGGGCACGTACGACGCCGCACTCCGCGAGTCGTTGCTCGAGGACCGTCCGATCGACCTCGAGCTCCTGAAGATCACGCTGCCCACGCTGCTGGTCGCGGTGACCGAGCCGACCTCCTAG